Proteins encoded in a region of the Zea mays cultivar B73 chromosome 4, Zm-B73-REFERENCE-NAM-5.0, whole genome shotgun sequence genome:
- the LOC100279273 gene encoding Protein PAF1 homolog, whose translation MASYRPYAPPPQHPPPPPPPPQGGYPPQMNSYAPPPQQAPYSRMPAPTYHAGPPPPPPPGPPPPHQPQFNFGPGPPQQLPPPPPPQMYYQPPPPPYGGNSNPPPPPSAPPPPPSPPPAASPPPPPPPAQPPSAHALLPPKGPQPKATLLRAETEEERRARKKREFEKQRVDDRKQHQMMRQTQATILQKTQQVRTAQQQPQSRHHHHHPPGGSRAGATGSRPATAVNAERFENRLKKPTTFLCKHKFRNELPDPSAQLKWLPLNKDKDRYTKYRITSLEKNYIPKMIVPEDIGIPLDLLDMSVYNPPDVQPPMAPEDEELLRDDQVLTPIKQEGTRKRERPTDKGVSWLVKTQYISPLSADAAKTSLTEKQAKERRESRGGRNAFLDNLNDREKQIKAIEESFRAAKSRPVHQTKRGMQAEWVMPLLPDFDRYEEPFVMVNFDGDPTADSEQYNKLERPVRDECESRAVMKSFSVSGSDPSKQEKFLAYMAPAPHELTRDLDDENDDIQYSWLREYHWEVRGDDKDDPTTYLVTFDKKDGAKYLPLPTKLVLQKKKAKEGRSGDEIEHFPVPSRITVSKTAHGGTMERGESSGMHANSKPRRSHVDDDLDEHPKRTRVEDIDQYSEEYSE comes from the exons ATGGCGTCGTATAGGCCGTacgcgccgccgccgcagcatccgccgccgccgccgccaccaccgcaGGGCGGCTATCCGCCGCAGATGAATTCGTacgcgccgccgccgcagcaGGCGCCGTACAGCAGGATGCCGGCGCCGACATACCACGCGGGGCCtccgccaccaccgccaccgGGGCCGCCGCCACCTCACCAACCGCAGTTCAATTTCGGTCCCGGGCCTCCGCAGCAGCTCCCGCCCCCGCCCCCACCGCAGATGTACTACCAGCCGCCGCCACCGCCCTACGGCGGGAACAGTAATCCGCCTCCTCCACCTTCGGCGCCACCCCCGCCTCCGTCCCCACCCCCTGCGGCATCGCCCCCGCCCCCTCCGCCTCCGGCACAGCCACCGTCTGCCCATGCCCTGCTGCCCCCAAAGGGGCCACAGCCTAAGGCAACGCTGCTGAGAGCGGAGACGGAAGAGGAGCGTCGTGCGCGGAAGAAGCGCGAGTTTGAGAAGCAGCGGGTGGACGACCGCAAGCAGCACCAGATGATGCGCCAGACACAAGCCACCATTCTGCAGAAGACACAGCAGGTTCGCACTGCTCAGCAGCAGCCGCagagccgccaccaccaccaccaccctccGGGTGGCTCTCGGGCAGGGGCAACTGGGTCTCGCCCAGCAACAGCGGTTAATGCTGAGAGGTTTGAGAACCGGCTAAAAAAACCAACAACGTTCCTCTGCAAGCACAA ATTTAGGAATGAACTCCCGGATCCAAGTGCTCAGCTGAAATGGCTGCCCCTGAATAAGGATAAGGACCG ATATACCAAATACAGGATAACTTCATTGGAGAAAAACTATATTCCTAAAATGATTGTCCCTGAGGATATTGGGATACCTCTTGACCTACTTGACATGAGTGTATACAA CCCCCCGGATGTTCAGCCGCCCATGGCTCCTGAAGATGAAGAACTATTGCGTGATGATCAGGTCCTCACCCCTATTAAACAAGAAGGTACAAGGAAAAGGGAGAGGCCCACTGACAAAGGTGTTTCTTGGTTGGTCAAAACACAATACATATCTCCACTAAGTGCTGATGCAGCCAAAACG TCCCTTACTGAGAAGCAAGCAAAGGAAAGGCGGGAATCAAGGGGGGGTCGCAATGCTTTCCTAGACAATCTTAATGATAG AGAGAAACAGATCAAAGCCATTGAAGAATCCTTTAGAGCAGCCAAGTCAAGGCCTGTTCACCAGACTAAACGTGGGATGCAAGCTGAGTGGGTTATGCCTTTGCTACCTGATTTTGATAG GTACGAGGAGCCGTTTGTTATGGTGAATTTTGATGGCGATCCAACTGCTGATTCTGAGCAGTACAACAAACTTGAGAGACCCGTACGTGATGAATGTGAATCTCGG GCCGTGATGAAAAGTTTTAGTGTAAGTGGTTCAGACCCTTCAAAACAAGAGAAGTTTTTGGCATACATGGCCCCAGCACCCCATGAG CTTACCAGAGACTTGGATGATGAAAACGATGACATCCAGTATTCCTGGCTAAGAGAATATCACTGGGAA GTAAGAGGAGATGATAAAGACGATCCTACAACATACCTTGTCACATTTGATAAGAAGGATGGTGCAAAATATTTG CCTCTTCCTACCAAGCTAGTTTTGCAGAAGAAAAAGGCAAAGGAGGGGAGGTCTGGAGATGAAATCGAACATTTTCCAGTACCTTCCCGTATCACTGTGAGTAAAACAGCTCATGGTGGTACCATGGAGCGCGGAGAATCTTCTGGCATGCAT GCGAATTCAAAGCCACGAAGATCTCATGTTGATGATGATCTTGATGAGCATCCAAAGCGTACTCGGGTAGAAGATATTGACCAATATAGTGAAGAATATTCTGAGTGA
- the LOC100216726 gene encoding Meiotic recombination protein SPO11-2: MAEANVAAASLFGADGRLCSADILAPPEISRSSANCSLRSGLLNDVSSVYLSYTFCKRSLTHNPKAFVRVWKVMEMCYKILGEGKLVQQRELFYKLLSDSPKYFSCQRHVNQAIQDVVSLLRCTRQSLGVMASSRGALIGRLVLHEPDGEQIDCSILGASGHAITGDLNLLSKLNLSSGSRYIIVVEKDAVFQRLAEDRLYNQLPCILITAKGYPDIATRFILHRLSQTFPNMPIFALVDWNPAGLAILCTYKYGSISMGLESYRYACNVKWLGVRGGDLHLIPEDAFQELKPRDLQIAKSLMSSKFLQESHRAELALMVERGKRADIEALYSHGFDFLGKYIARKIVQGDYI; encoded by the exons ATGGCGGAGGCGAACGTGGCAGCGGCGTCGCTCTTCGGCGCTGACGGCCGCCTCTGCTCAGCCGACATCCTCGCGCCGCCTGAG ATTAGTCGGAGCTCTGCCAACTGCAGCCTGCGCAGTGGGTTGCTGAACGACGTCTCGTCGGTTTATCTCTCATACACCTTCTGCAAGAGGTCTCTGACGCACAATCCAAAGGCGTTCGTAAGAG TGTGGAAGGTCATGGAGATGTGCTACAAGATCTTGGGGGAGGGGAAGCTGGTCCAGCAACGGGAGCTGTTCTACAAGCTCCTGTCCGACTCACCCAAGTACTTCAGCTGTCAACGTCATGTCAACCAAGCCATTCAAG ATGTTGTTTCCTTGCTCCGGTGCACAAGGCAGAGCTTAGGAGTCATGGCATCAAGCAGAGGGGCACTCATTGGGCGCCTTGTGTTGCAT GAACCGGACGGGGAGCAGATTGATTGCTCCATTCTTGGAGCTTCAGGGCATGCAATTACGGGGGACCTGAACCTGTTGAGCAAATTAAATTTGTCTTCGGGCTCTCGGTACATCATTGTGGTGGAGAAG GATGCCGTATTTCAGAGGCTGGCTGAAGACCGCCTGTATAATCAGCTCCCTTGTATTCTGATCACTGCAAAAGGATATCCTGATATTGCCACAAG GTTCATCTTGCATCGACTGAGCCAGACATTTCCGAATATGCCGATTTTCGCATTAGTGGATTG GAACCCAGCAGGGCTTGCTATACTGTGCACTTACAAATACGGAAGCATATCAATGGGCCTAGAGTCATACAGATATG CTTGCAACGTGAAATGGCTCGGGGTGAGAGGAGGTGATCTGCATCTTATCCCCGAGGACGCGTTTCAAGAGCTGAAGCCACGTGATCTGCAGATTGCCAAAAGCTTGATGTCGTCAAAGTTCCTGCAG GAGAGTCACAGAGCTGAGCTGGCGCTGATGGTGGAGAGGGGCAAGCGTGCAGACATCGAAGCCCTCTACTCCCACGGGTTCGATTTCTTGGGGAAGTACATCGCGAGAAAGATCGTGCAGGGCGATTACATCTGA
- the LOC100216726 gene encoding meiotic recombination protein SPO11-2 isoform X1 produces the protein MAEANVAAASLFGADGRLCSADILAPPEVRARIEVAVLNFLAALASPSSPAISVLPLISRSSANCSLRSGLLNDVSSVYLSYTFCKRSLTHNPKAFVRVWKVMEMCYKILGEGKLVQQRELFYKLLSDSPKYFSCQRHVNQAIQDVVSLLRCTRQSLGVMASSRGALIGRLVLHEPDGEQIDCSILGASGHAITGDLNLLSKLNLSSGSRYIIVVEKDAVFQRLAEDRLYNQLPCILITAKGYPDIATRFILHRLSQTFPNMPIFALVDWNPAGLAILCTYKYGSISMGLESYRYACNVKWLGVRGGDLHLIPEDAFQELKPRDLQIAKSLMSSKFLQESHRAELALMVERGKRADIEALYSHGFDFLGKYIARKIVQGDYI, from the exons ATGGCGGAGGCGAACGTGGCAGCGGCGTCGCTCTTCGGCGCTGACGGCCGCCTCTGCTCAGCCGACATCCTCGCGCCGCCTGAG GTCCGGGCTAGGATCGAGGTAGCGGTGCTCAACTTCCTCGCAGCGCTAGCCTCCCCTTCCTCGCCGGCCATCTCCGTCCTCCCCCTG ATTAGTCGGAGCTCTGCCAACTGCAGCCTGCGCAGTGGGTTGCTGAACGACGTCTCGTCGGTTTATCTCTCATACACCTTCTGCAAGAGGTCTCTGACGCACAATCCAAAGGCGTTCGTAAGAG TGTGGAAGGTCATGGAGATGTGCTACAAGATCTTGGGGGAGGGGAAGCTGGTCCAGCAACGGGAGCTGTTCTACAAGCTCCTGTCCGACTCACCCAAGTACTTCAGCTGTCAACGTCATGTCAACCAAGCCATTCAAG ATGTTGTTTCCTTGCTCCGGTGCACAAGGCAGAGCTTAGGAGTCATGGCATCAAGCAGAGGGGCACTCATTGGGCGCCTTGTGTTGCAT GAACCGGACGGGGAGCAGATTGATTGCTCCATTCTTGGAGCTTCAGGGCATGCAATTACGGGGGACCTGAACCTGTTGAGCAAATTAAATTTGTCTTCGGGCTCTCGGTACATCATTGTGGTGGAGAAG GATGCCGTATTTCAGAGGCTGGCTGAAGACCGCCTGTATAATCAGCTCCCTTGTATTCTGATCACTGCAAAAGGATATCCTGATATTGCCACAAG GTTCATCTTGCATCGACTGAGCCAGACATTTCCGAATATGCCGATTTTCGCATTAGTGGATTG GAACCCAGCAGGGCTTGCTATACTGTGCACTTACAAATACGGAAGCATATCAATGGGCCTAGAGTCATACAGATATG CTTGCAACGTGAAATGGCTCGGGGTGAGAGGAGGTGATCTGCATCTTATCCCCGAGGACGCGTTTCAAGAGCTGAAGCCACGTGATCTGCAGATTGCCAAAAGCTTGATGTCGTCAAAGTTCCTGCAG GAGAGTCACAGAGCTGAGCTGGCGCTGATGGTGGAGAGGGGCAAGCGTGCAGACATCGAAGCCCTCTACTCCCACGGGTTCGATTTCTTGGGGAAGTACATCGCGAGAAAGATCGTGCAGGGCGATTACATCTGA